In Electrophorus electricus isolate fEleEle1 chromosome 12, fEleEle1.pri, whole genome shotgun sequence, a single window of DNA contains:
- the selenoh gene encoding selenoprotein H, with the protein MASRAKAGRGSKRTVDPVAEPETVTKKYKADERAEDDLGQRVIIEHCKSURVYGRNADTVREALVLARPGLRVLLNPHKPRRNSFEITLVEGGKETVLWTGIKKGPPRKLKFPDPAEVVNALEDALNSK; encoded by the exons ATGGCATCGCGTGCTAAAGCAG GTCGTGGGTCGAAACGCACGGTAGACCCGGTGGCAGAGCCTGAGACAGTGACCAAGAAGTATAAAGCAGATGAACGAGCAGAGGATGATCTTGGTCAAAGAGTGATCATTGAACACTG TAAAAGCTGACGCGTGTACGGGCGGAATGCTGACACAGTGCGTGAGGCTCTCGTGCTAGCGCGACCTGGACTGCGTGTGCTGCTCAATCCACATAAACCTCGGCGGAACAGCTTTGAGATCACGCTGGTGGAGGGAGGCAAAG AGACTGTGCTGTGGACTGGCATCAAGAAGGGTCCCCCCCGGAAACTAAAGTTTCCAGATCCTGCTGAGGTTGTGAATGCCTTGGAGGATGCCCTGAACAGCAAGTAG
- the clp1 gene encoding polyribonucleotide 5'-hydroxyl-kinase Clp1, with translation MTTEVPEKSGEESLSSGGGVGSAGTRFDLDKETELRFEVEAGERVQLELLSGLAEVFGSELNRNKKYTFGPGSKIAVFTWQGCSLSLMGKTEVAYVSKETPMLLYLNAHAALEQMRRQAERDNERGPRVMVVGPTDVGKTTVCRLLLNYAVRLGRRPTLVELDVGQSSVSVPGTMSALCIERPADVEEGFSVQAPLVFHFGSTTPGTNIKLYNKLTSCLAEVFSQRCEVNRRASVGGCIINTCGWVKGSGYQALVHCASAFQVDVVLVLDQERLYNELKRDLPHFVRVVLLPKSGGVVERSKDCRRETRDEKIREYFYGFRGASFYPHAFDVRFSDVRIYKIGAPSIPDSCLPLGMSQDDTQLKLVPVSPGRDLTHHVLSVSCAEDEGDGPRSRGILESPVCGFIVVTAVDTQAQVMTVLSPAPRPLPRHTLLIMDIRFIDLK, from the exons ATGACCACAGAAGTGCCCGAGAAGTCGGGCGAGGAAAGTCTGAGCTCTGGGGGAGGCGTAGGGAGCGCAGGGACGCGTTTCGATTTGGATAAGGAAACCGAACTGCGCTTCGAGGTGGAGGCTGGAGAGCGAGTCCAGCTGGAGCTCCTGTCTGGTTTGGCCGAGGTGTTCGGCTCAGAACTGAACAGAAACAAGAAGTATACGTTCGGGCCAGGCTCCAAGATCGCCGTGTTTACATGGCAGGGATGCAGTTTGTCGCTCATGGGCAAAACAGAG GTTGCGTATGTCTCCAAAGAAACACCTATGCTGCTCTATCTGAACGCACATGCTGCTCTAGAGCAAATGAGACGACAAGCTGAGAGAGATAATGAAAGAGGGCCACGG GTCATGGTGGTAGGCCCAACTGATGTAGGGAAGACCACTGTGTGTCGGCTGCTGTTGAACTATGCAGTGAGGCTGGGCAGAAGGCCCACGTTGGTGGAGCTGGATGTTGGCCAAAGCAGC GTGTCTGTTCCTGGGACTATGTCAGCGCTGTGCATTGAGCGCCCGGCAGATGTAGAGGAAGGCTTCTCTGTGCAGGCTCCCCTGGTCTTTCATTTTGGCTCCACGACACCAGGGACCAACATCAAACTCTAtaataag CTGACGTCCTGTCTTGCGGAGGTATTCTCCCAGCGCTGTGAGGTGAACCGCAGGGCTAGCGTGGGAGGCTGCATCATCAACACCTGCGGCTGGGTGAAGGGCTCGGGCTACCAGGCACTGGTCCACTGTGCCTCGGCCTTCCAGGTGGATGTGGTGCTGGTGCTTGACCAGGAGCGCCTCTACAATGAGCTGAAGCGTGACCTGCCTCATTTTGTGCGCGTCGTCCTTCTGCCCAAGTCGGGTGGCGTGGTAGAGCGATCCAAGGACTGCCGGCGCGAGACACGCGATGAGAAAATCCGAGAGTACTTCTACGGCTTTCGTGGTGCCTCCTTCTATCCACATGCCTTTGACGTGCGTTTCTCGGATGTGCGCATCTATAAGATCGGCGCGCCCTCCATCCCGGACTCGTGCCTACCACTGGGCATGTCTCAGGACGACACGCAGCTGAAGCTGGTGCCTGTTAGTCCTGGGCGGGACCTGACGCACCACGTACTCAGTGTCAGCTGTGCGGAGGATGAGGGTGATGGGCCACGCAGCAGGGGCATCCTGGAGAGCCCCGTGTGCGGGTTTATTGTGGTCACGGCCGTGGACACTCAGGCTCAGGTGATGACTGTCCTCTCCCCAGCACCCAGGCCGCTTCCTCGGCACACCCTGCTCATCATGGACATTCGATTCATTGACCTCAAATAG